From the Solanum lycopersicum chromosome 10, SLM_r2.1 genome, one window contains:
- the LOC101254847 gene encoding proline-rich protein 4-like: MGLHESLFGRVFSVSLLLFAVSFCYADDKTVQVVGFGECADCKESNIKTIHAFLGLGVTINCRNANGEINTRGEGKLDKDGKFVVLLPKEMVKEGKLREDCFAQLHNASATPCPTHNGIEASKIVLTNSENNEKQTLKPLENLKFSTTLCTSAFLWPFFKHPPFPKIPPFPLFKNPFIPPIPPILKKPPLPPIPTYTKPPLPLIPPMLKKSFPEIPIFQKPLFPPSLTQP; this comes from the exons ATGGGGCTTCATGAGTCCCTTTTTGGCAGAGTCTTCTCTGTTTCTTTGTTATTATTTGCAGTGAGCTTCTGCTATGCTGATGATAAGACAGTTCAGGTTGTTGGATTTGGGGAATGCGCGGATTGCAAAGAGAGTAACATAAAGACCATTCATGCATTTTTAG gGCTTGGTGTTACCATCAATTGCAGGAATGCAAATGGAGAGATAAATACAAGAGGAGAGGGAAAACTAGACAAAGACGGAAAATTCGTGGTGTTACTTCCTAAAGAGATGGTGAAAGAGGGGAAATTGAGAGAAGATTGTTTTGCACAACTCCATAATGCATCAGCTACACCATGTCCAACACACAATGGCATAGAAGCCTCAAAAATTGTATTGACTAATtcagaaaacaatgaaaaacaGACATTGAAACCACTTGAAAATCTAAAATTCTCAACAACCTTATGCACCTCTGCTTTCCTTTGGCCATTCTTCAAGCATCCACCATTTCCAAAAATTCCACCTTTTCCCTTATTCAAAAATCCATTTATACCTCCAATTCCTCCAATCCTCAAAAAACCACCTCTACCTCCAATTCCAACCTACACTAAGCCACCTCTACCTTTAATCCCACCAATGTTGAAAAAATCATTCCCTGAGATACCAATCTTTCAAAAACCATTGTTCCCACCTTCTCTTACTCAGCCATAG
- the LOC101253329 gene encoding translocon-associated protein subunit alpha: MSIRVFSVFLALILFSAPFIQVARCQSDPETDVVEGTGEAGDLGIVDEDVRDFGSDSFSPAPGIETVCVFPKNPSKVVAAGEESELLVGMKNDGDSSLNIIAIQASVHLPFDHRYLVQNLSVQAFNNATVPPSAQATFPYIFAVSKFMQPGSFDLVGIIVYEIDQNPFQSTFYNGTIEVTEPGGLLSVESVFLFCLGIALLALLGFWIRGQIQNLSKKTKRAPKAKVEVGTATTDASTDEWLEGTAYSQSLSNKSKKKK; this comes from the exons ATGTCGATTAGGGTTTTCTCTGTTTTCCTCGCTCTCATCCTCTTCTCTGCACCATTCATTCAAG TTGCTAGATGTCAATCCGACCCTGAAACAGATGTGGTAGAAGGCACTGGAGAAGCAGGAGATCTTGGAATTGTTGATGAGGATGTCCGGGATTTTGGCAGTGATAGTTTTAGTCCCGCACCTGGGATTGAGACGGTTTGTGTTTTCCCCAAAAACCCTTCTAAGG TAGTGGCAGCTGGTGAGGAAAGTGAGCTGTTAGTTGGAATGAAAAATGATG GAGATTCAAGTTTGAATATCATTGCAATCCAAGCCAGCGTTCACCTTCCTTTTGATCACCGCTATTTGGTTCAAAATCTGTCTGTACAG GCTTTTAACAATGCTACAGTTCCACCTTCTGCTCAGGCCACTTTCCCATATATATTTGCTGTCAGCAAATTTATGCAG CCCGGAAGCTTTGATCTTGTCGGTATTATTGTTTATGAGATAGACCAGAACCCTTTTCAAAGTACATTCTACAATGGCACTATTGAAGTGACTGAGCCTGGTGGTCTTCTCAGTGTTGAGTCTGTTTTCTTGTTTTGTCTTGGAATTGCCCTCCTTGCCCTTCTTGGATTCTGGATTCGTGGTCAGATACAAAATCTCTCAAAG AAAACTAAGAGAGCACCAAAGGCAAAGGTTGAAGTTGGAACAGCAACAACAGATGCATCCACGGATGAATGGCTTGAG GGAACTGCGTATTCTCAATCGCTCTCTAACAagtcgaagaagaagaagtga
- the LOC101250846 gene encoding triosephosphate isomerase, chloroplastic encodes MATSLASQLSGPKSAIAFSTPPHFSGLRPSSNFKLDNTRSFFQNVDSHKGCRPVVSMAGSGKFFVGGNWKCNGTKDSISKLVSDLNSAKLESDVDVVVAPPFMYIDQVKSSLTDRIEISGQNCWTGKGGAFTGEISVEQLKDIGCKWVILGHSERRHVIGENDEFIGKKAAYALSQNVGVIACIGELLEEREAGKTFDVCFNQLKAFADALPSWDDVVIAYEPVWAIGTGKVASPEQAQEVHAAVRDWLSKNVSAEVASKTRIIYGGSVNGGNSSDLAKKEDIDGFLVGGASLKGPEFATIINSVTSKKVAA; translated from the exons ATGGCAACTTCTTTAGCTTCTCAACTTTCTGGTCCAAAATCCGCCATTGCCTTTTCCACTCCACCACACTTTTCTGGTCTCCGTCCATCTTCTAATTTCAAGCTTGACAATACTCGCTCTTTTTTCCAAAATGTGGACTCTCACAAAGGTTGCAGACCCGTCGTCTCCATGGCTGGCTCCGGCAAG TTCTTTGTTGGTGGCAACTGGAAATGT AATGGAACAAAGGACTCCATAAGCAAGCTTGTATCTGATCTGAACAGTGCGAAACTCGAGTCAGATGTTG ATGTGGTTGTTGCACCTCCCTTTATGTACATTGATCAAGTGAAGAGTTCACTAACTGATAGGATTGAGATTTCTGGTCAGAATTGCTGGACTGGCAAAGGTGGAGCTTTCACGGGTGAAATCAG CGTGGAACAGTTGAAAGATATTGGCTGCAAGtgggtcattcttggtcattctGAGCGGAGACATGTAATTGGAGAAAATGATGAA TTTATTGGGAAGAAGGCCGCTTATGCCTTAAGCCAGAATGTTGGAGTGATAGCCTGTATTGGAGAGCTATTGGAAGAAAGAGAAGCTGGAAAAACTTTTGATGTATGTTTCAACCAGTTGAAGGCTTTTGCCG ATGCTTTACCAAGTTGGGATGATGTGGTCATCGCATATGAGCCTGTATGGGCCATTGGAACTGGTAAAGTGGCGTCACCTGAGCAGGCTCAGGAGGTCCATGCAGCTGTTCGTGATTGGCTAAGTAAGAATGTTTCTGCAGAAGTTGCTTCTAAAACACGCATCATATATGGAG GCTCTGTGAACGGAGGCAACTCTTCTGACCTGGCAAAGAAAGAAGATATTGATGGCTTTCTAGTTGGGGGTGCTTCTTTAAAG GGTCCTGAGTTTGCCACCATTATTAATTCTGTAACATCCAAGAAGGTAGCTGCTTGA